From a single Fulvivirga ulvae genomic region:
- a CDS encoding RHS repeat domain-containing protein, translating to MFFDDMKVVLTESNVVQKDDYYPFGLTFNSYNRVTATPNKYLYNGKEKQNELDLDWLDYGARMYDPEIGQWYAIDPLAENSISMTPYHYAANNPIIYIDINGMDWFYYKAEGDDDDSYHWHDGDTYEHSYSYTNEDGEEVNETITLDGAEAVVVFDGYTKEQLGKGNNLYGEGAILAAVTVYGPDGADDIETYKGYTVSSDPSKYGVVADGIHDENYDKKGKSGALKSHWALEERGKVPARFGTNPAFPNRDPGYLNGVFIHRSNLSGYAGSPVSQGCLLICPGPNKDGADWKRFNEQMEGVKDFKVHVNRKIHPVTALQFMRMILPKMNNPD from the coding sequence GTGTTCTTTGATGATATGAAGGTGGTGCTCACGGAGAGTAATGTGGTGCAGAAGGATGATTACTATCCATTTGGTCTAACCTTTAACTCGTATAATCGAGTAACTGCAACACCTAATAAATATCTCTACAACGGCAAGGAGAAGCAGAATGAGCTTGATTTAGACTGGCTTGACTATGGTGCTAGGATGTACGATCCTGAAATAGGGCAATGGTATGCAATTGATCCTTTAGCTGAGAATTCTATTAGTATGACACCTTATCATTATGCAGCTAATAATCCAATTATATATATTGATATAAATGGAATGGACTGGTTTTATTATAAAGCTGAGGGAGATGATGATGATAGTTACCATTGGCACGATGGGGATACTTATGAGCATAGTTATTCTTATACTAACGAAGATGGAGAAGAGGTTAATGAAACTATAACATTGGATGGAGCTGAAGCTGTGGTTGTTTTTGATGGTTACACAAAAGAACAACTAGGGAAAGGAAATAATTTATACGGGGAAGGAGCAATACTTGCTGCTGTAACAGTCTATGGACCAGATGGTGCTGATGATATAGAAACCTATAAGGGGTATACTGTAAGTTCGGATCCATCTAAATATGGGGTGGTTGCTGATGGAATACATGATGAAAATTATGATAAAAAAGGAAAATCAGGAGCTTTAAAGTCACACTGGGCGCTTGAAGAGAGAGGAAAAGTGCCAGCTAGGTTTGGTACAAATCCTGCGTTCCCTAATAGAGACCCAGGCTATCTCAATGGTGTTTTTATTCACCGGAGTAATTTGAGCGGATATGCAGGAAGCCCTGTTTCTCAAGGGTGTTTGCTAATTTGCCCTGGGCCAAATAAAGATGGTGCAGATTGGAAGCGTTTTAACGAACAAATGGAGGGAGTTAAAGATTTTAAGGTACATGTTAATAGAAAAATTCATCCAGTAACAGCTTTACAGTTTATGAGGATGATTTTACCTAAAATGAATAACCCTGATTAA
- a CDS encoding NADase-type glycan-binding domain-containing protein yields MKIKLVLLLVLGLGLKNSFVQGSLDIIKSQVASASDYQYANSLEELQNGERWGFHSRSLGSLEASSCFESQGVSSYDINNIVDLNLKTAWVEGKNDYGIGEFFTYSIEFDPDTKFGGSGQFFGKLEVFNGYCKNEKLWEQNSRIKQLKVYLNSTPLCIIELQDTWQYQSVYIGHYFKNLAADKNLDAKNILKNGDRLKFEIVEIYPGTKYKDVAISEFLAAGAPN; encoded by the coding sequence ATGAAAATAAAGTTAGTATTGCTGTTAGTTTTAGGTCTTGGGTTGAAGAACTCTTTTGTTCAAGGTAGTTTAGATATTATAAAATCTCAAGTTGCAAGTGCAAGTGATTATCAATATGCTAATAGCCTTGAGGAATTGCAAAATGGTGAAAGGTGGGGCTTTCATTCAAGATCTTTAGGATCATTAGAAGCATCAAGCTGTTTTGAAAGTCAAGGGGTCAGTAGTTATGATATAAATAATATTGTTGATTTAAACTTAAAAACAGCATGGGTTGAAGGTAAAAATGACTATGGTATCGGAGAGTTTTTTACTTATTCAATAGAGTTTGACCCTGATACTAAGTTTGGAGGTTCAGGTCAATTTTTTGGTAAGTTGGAGGTATTTAACGGCTACTGCAAAAATGAAAAATTATGGGAACAGAACTCTAGAATTAAACAGCTAAAAGTATACTTGAACTCTACCCCATTATGTATTATTGAATTACAAGATACTTGGCAGTATCAAAGTGTTTATATCGGTCATTACTTTAAGAACTTAGCTGCTGACAAGAACCTTGATGCTAAGAACATATTAAAAAATGGGGATAGGTTGAAGTTTGAAATAGTTGAGATTTACCCAGGTACTAAATATAAAGATGTAGCAATCTCCGAATTTTTGGCCGCAGGGGCTCCGAACTAG